From the Deltaproteobacteria bacterium genome, one window contains:
- the leuS gene encoding leucine--tRNA ligase gives MEEKYNPERIELHWQKIWNDRNIFRIKEDKSKTKFYLLEMFPYPSGRIHMGHVRNYTIGDVIARYLRMTGYNVLHPMGWDAFGMPAENAAISHKTHPKEWVDKNISYMRAQLKRLGFSYDWSREVNTSLPEYYRWEQKFFIEMYKKDLAYRQKSAVNWCPQCKTVLANEQVIDGKCWRCLSDVVVEEKEQWFFRITNYAEVLLKGCDALKGWPERVLAMQRNWIGKSEGVELYFKIQGLDRTLNIFTTRADTVYGITFMCIAPEHPLVSKIVTGEKLEEVVSFVDRIKRGGTKSRAIEIAEKEGMFTGRYAISPFTGEPIPIYVANFVLMEYGTGAIMSVPAHDQRDFEFAKKYNLDIKVVIQPDGEKLDPVTMTKAYEGDGKMANSSEFNGIDNERGKSLVIQKAERQGFGKSITNYKLRDWGISRQRYWGAPIPVVYCDKCGIQPVQEDELPVELPMDVVITGEGESPLAKHKKFVSATCPVCKGNARRETDTMDTFVESSWYFLRYTSPDNKDVPFVPSALEYWMTVDQYIGGIEHAILHLLYSRFLTKALKDLGYVKFDEPFDNLLTQGMVIKDGAKMSKSLGNIVDPEDIINKYGADTARLFILFASPPEKDLEWSDKGVEGVKRFLDRIWRLAYKHSGRLKTVKDHKIGSDEKSLSLRKLTHKTIKKVTNDIKDRYHFNTCISTLMEFLNDLYDIEEAGIDDEQLPAFKEAIETMLVLLNPFAPHITEEINKELGNAPIVNMVWPLLDPELIKESTVTVVVQINGRLRGQVLVPENSDENIVFENAKKDDKINSYIQGRHVKRLILVKNKLLNIVV, from the coding sequence ATGGAAGAAAAATACAATCCGGAACGTATAGAATTACACTGGCAAAAAATTTGGAATGACCGTAATATTTTCAGGATAAAAGAAGATAAGTCAAAGACAAAATTTTATCTGCTTGAAATGTTCCCCTACCCGTCAGGCAGGATACACATGGGACATGTAAGAAATTATACCATAGGTGACGTGATCGCGAGGTATCTAAGGATGACCGGCTATAATGTGCTTCATCCTATGGGGTGGGATGCATTCGGTATGCCTGCCGAGAATGCGGCAATATCACATAAGACACATCCAAAGGAATGGGTTGATAAAAATATATCCTATATGCGTGCACAGCTTAAAAGACTCGGGTTCTCTTATGACTGGTCAAGGGAAGTCAACACCTCTTTGCCGGAATATTATAGGTGGGAGCAGAAATTTTTTATAGAGATGTACAAAAAAGACCTTGCTTACAGACAGAAATCTGCTGTGAATTGGTGTCCTCAATGTAAAACCGTTTTAGCAAATGAACAGGTAATTGATGGAAAATGCTGGAGATGCTTAAGCGATGTTGTTGTTGAGGAAAAAGAGCAGTGGTTTTTCAGGATCACAAACTATGCGGAAGTGCTTTTAAAAGGATGTGATGCGCTAAAGGGCTGGCCGGAAAGAGTCCTGGCTATGCAAAGAAACTGGATTGGCAAAAGTGAAGGCGTGGAACTTTATTTTAAAATACAGGGTCTCGACAGGACATTAAACATCTTCACAACAAGGGCTGACACTGTTTATGGTATTACATTTATGTGCATAGCCCCGGAGCACCCGCTCGTCTCTAAGATAGTAACAGGAGAAAAGCTGGAAGAGGTAGTGTCTTTTGTGGATCGAATAAAAAGGGGCGGTACAAAGTCGCGCGCTATAGAGATTGCAGAAAAAGAGGGTATGTTTACAGGCAGGTACGCTATAAGCCCATTTACAGGTGAACCTATTCCTATCTATGTGGCTAACTTTGTTTTGATGGAGTACGGAACAGGCGCAATCATGTCGGTGCCTGCGCATGATCAAAGAGATTTTGAGTTTGCAAAAAAATATAACTTAGACATCAAGGTTGTTATACAGCCTGATGGAGAAAAGCTCGATCCCGTGACAATGACAAAAGCTTATGAAGGCGATGGTAAAATGGCAAACTCCAGCGAGTTTAACGGTATCGATAATGAGAGAGGGAAAAGTCTGGTTATACAAAAAGCTGAGAGACAGGGTTTTGGTAAAAGCATAACAAACTACAAACTAAGAGACTGGGGCATATCCAGGCAAAGATACTGGGGTGCACCGATACCCGTTGTTTACTGTGATAAATGCGGCATTCAACCTGTTCAGGAAGACGAACTGCCCGTAGAATTGCCGATGGATGTGGTCATAACCGGAGAAGGTGAATCACCTCTTGCAAAGCACAAAAAATTTGTTAGTGCAACCTGCCCTGTCTGCAAGGGCAATGCAAGAAGAGAGACCGATACGATGGATACATTTGTAGAATCTTCATGGTATTTTTTGAGGTACACATCCCCTGATAATAAAGACGTGCCTTTTGTCCCATCCGCACTTGAGTACTGGATGACAGTCGATCAGTATATCGGCGGGATTGAGCACGCTATACTGCATCTACTGTATTCACGGTTCTTAACAAAGGCATTAAAGGATCTCGGGTATGTAAAGTTTGATGAGCCTTTTGATAATCTATTAACACAAGGTATGGTCATAAAGGACGGAGCAAAGATGAGTAAATCTCTCGGTAATATTGTTGACCCCGAAGATATTATCAATAAATACGGAGCTGATACGGCACGATTGTTCATATTGTTTGCATCTCCTCCTGAAAAGGACCTGGAATGGTCTGACAAAGGCGTTGAGGGTGTAAAAAGGTTTCTTGATAGGATATGGAGGCTTGCTTATAAACATAGCGGCAGGCTTAAAACGGTAAAGGATCACAAGATAGGCAGTGACGAAAAGTCTCTTTCATTAAGGAAACTCACTCATAAAACGATTAAGAAGGTTACAAACGATATAAAGGACAGATACCATTTTAATACGTGCATTAGTACACTCATGGAGTTCTTAAACGACCTCTATGACATAGAGGAAGCGGGTATTGATGATGAACAGCTCCCAGCTTTTAAGGAGGCGATCGAAACCATGCTTGTCCTCTTAAATCCGTTTGCTCCGCATATAACGGAGGAGATCAATAAAGAGCTTGGTAATGCGCCGATAGTTAATATGGTATGGCCCCTTCTTGATCCTGAGCTTATCAAGGAAAGTACCGTAACCGTAGTAGTCCAGATTAACGGCAGACTGAGAGGACAGGTTTTAGTGCCTGAAAACAGTGATGAAAATATTGTATTCGAAAACGCGAAAAAAGACGATAAGATAAACTCTTACATACAGGGAAGGCACGTGAAAAGGCTCATACTCGTAAAAAACAAACTCCTTAATATTGTGGTATAA
- a CDS encoding outer membrane beta-barrel protein produces the protein MYKKAAFIIIFFALLCGCSTAAVAGYLTQGPISADHRNFYIGTALGAYMPTGHDQSGYAAGAGISLRVGYQFMKYLSAEIGYHGEDGAFDSNGIRGSWQLIEPVDFDIKPILPLSAWEDIYIIFGTGLGGYEDRITTPIPGRFVDLTGFIYNIGMGYERYLHDGHLSISCAVVYHSFTSKQAISSIGEQTNSFTLPYRIDRSKLAVELWVFWRFFRNKN, from the coding sequence ATGTATAAGAAAGCAGCATTCATAATTATTTTCTTTGCTTTGTTGTGCGGTTGCAGCACAGCCGCGGTTGCAGGGTATTTAACACAGGGGCCGATATCAGCAGATCACAGGAATTTCTATATTGGGACTGCACTGGGGGCATACATGCCAACCGGCCATGATCAATCCGGTTATGCAGCTGGTGCCGGTATAAGCTTACGGGTAGGATACCAGTTTATGAAGTATCTTTCCGCAGAGATAGGATATCATGGCGAAGATGGTGCTTTTGACAGTAACGGTATTAGAGGTTCATGGCAGCTTATTGAACCGGTTGATTTTGATATCAAACCAATACTGCCGCTCAGTGCATGGGAAGATATTTACATAATTTTTGGAACCGGATTGGGCGGTTATGAAGATAGGATTACAACACCTATTCCTGGAAGATTTGTAGATCTAACTGGTTTTATATATAATATAGGTATGGGTTATGAAAGATACCTGCACGACGGACACTTATCAATAAGCTGTGCTGTAGTATACCATAGTTTTACAAGTAAACAGGCGATAAGTTCCATAGGTGAACAAACGAACAGCTTTACATTGCCCTATAGAATAGACAGGAGCAAGCTGGCTGTGGAACTCTGGGTGTTCTGGCGGTTTTTCCGGAATAAAAACTAA
- a CDS encoding YncE family protein, translating to MSRVTPHLLDILSFCNIIALCWEVVVFSLIQKKINSRITRLTKYFILSLIFFAGCPYGDYGSFPNVITIGLGRIPFEVATQNIPANSDAYITLADYNSVLIDRYYNNNVTIPVGGYPVGIALWQAGHRLYVINNDGLSISVISVSQALNGSQVIADISDPAFHNMGDAVVTPDGSSLYVATDVNAVSVISTTTNTVLRTITDPSFSCPAHLAADVFGRYIFVSESSGNAVSVISTTTNTIIATMGVGISPNGMSQTPDGKWLFVVNSGSNSISVINVDSLSVARTVTDASFNNPQRIVLSPNCAYAYVSEYNTGNLSIVSEDALIKGTGRVVAWEMYVGKKPYDMSVIPAGYPINTVPGTNFTNNNGTAYLVVTLQGDRSIAYVSLGWGNACP from the coding sequence ATGTCAAGGGTTACCCCTCATCTTCTTGACATTCTGTCCTTTTGTAATATAATCGCACTGTGTTGGGAGGTTGTCGTTTTTTCTTTAATTCAGAAAAAGATTAACTCAAGAATAACAAGGTTAACAAAATATTTTATTCTTTCTTTGATCTTTTTTGCAGGCTGTCCGTACGGAGACTATGGCTCTTTTCCAAATGTTATAACAATAGGCTTGGGTCGTATTCCTTTTGAGGTTGCAACACAGAATATTCCAGCCAACTCGGATGCATACATAACCCTGGCTGATTACAACAGCGTATTGATAGACAGATACTACAACAATAACGTTACGATCCCGGTAGGCGGGTATCCCGTCGGGATTGCACTCTGGCAGGCCGGTCATAGATTATATGTCATAAATAATGACGGATTAAGTATATCGGTCATATCCGTTTCACAGGCACTCAACGGCTCACAGGTAATAGCGGACATAAGCGATCCGGCGTTTCATAACATGGGGGATGCTGTTGTTACACCGGACGGCAGCTCTCTTTATGTTGCCACGGATGTAAACGCTGTATCCGTGATATCTACAACAACAAACACCGTCCTACGGACGATTACAGATCCGAGCTTTAGCTGTCCCGCCCATCTTGCAGCCGATGTGTTCGGCAGGTATATCTTTGTAAGTGAATCATCCGGAAATGCTGTGTCTGTCATCTCTACAACAACCAATACGATTATAGCGACCATGGGTGTAGGAATATCACCAAACGGCATGTCACAAACCCCTGATGGTAAATGGCTATTCGTTGTAAATTCGGGCTCAAACAGCATATCGGTCATAAACGTTGATTCTCTTTCTGTTGCAAGGACCGTTACAGATGCGAGCTTTAACAACCCCCAGCGGATAGTTCTCTCTCCGAACTGTGCGTATGCGTATGTAAGTGAATATAATACAGGGAATTTATCAATTGTTTCAGAAGATGCCCTGATAAAGGGGACAGGACGGGTAGTTGCATGGGAAATGTATGTTGGCAAAAAACCTTATGATATGAGTGTGATACCGGCAGGATATCCCATAAATACCGTACCCGGAACTAATTTTACAAATAACAACGGCACTGCTTATCTGGTTGTTACTTTACAGGGCGATCGCTCGATTGCGTATGTTAGTTTGGGGTGGGGAAATGCCTGTCCCTGA
- the fabG gene encoding 3-oxoacyl-ACP reductase FabG, giving the protein MEDKKLALVTGGSRGIGRSTCIELARAGYNVIINYKVNETAAQETLRLVQEAGGEGEISQFDVANASATQSAIAELLKKYKAIHVLVNNAGIAADSLFAMMPQRDWQSVIQTSLDGFFNVTKPVLTSMLRVKKGCSVVTISSVSGITGNRGQTNYSAAKAGLIGASKALSQEVSRLGIRINVVAPGLIETEMIKNAPRDIILKLIPMGRVGMPEEVAKVVRFLCSDDASYITGQVISVNGGMV; this is encoded by the coding sequence ATGGAAGATAAAAAACTGGCATTGGTTACCGGCGGGAGCAGGGGGATCGGCCGCTCGACGTGCATTGAACTGGCACGCGCAGGTTATAACGTCATAATAAATTATAAAGTCAATGAAACAGCGGCGCAGGAAACACTGCGTCTGGTGCAAGAGGCAGGCGGGGAGGGTGAAATCTCTCAATTCGATGTTGCAAATGCTTCAGCTACTCAGTCAGCCATAGCCGAACTCCTTAAAAAATATAAGGCCATTCATGTCCTCGTAAATAACGCCGGCATTGCCGCAGACTCACTTTTTGCGATGATGCCTCAGAGGGACTGGCAGTCCGTTATACAGACCTCACTGGACGGTTTTTTCAATGTAACAAAGCCTGTTCTCACGAGTATGTTACGCGTGAAAAAGGGTTGTTCCGTCGTGACCATATCCTCCGTGTCGGGTATCACCGGTAACCGCGGCCAAACAAACTATTCCGCAGCCAAAGCAGGGTTGATCGGGGCAAGCAAAGCCCTTTCTCAGGAAGTATCGCGTCTCGGCATAAGAATAAATGTGGTCGCTCCAGGACTGATCGAGACCGAAATGATCAAGAATGCTCCACGGGACATTATTCTGAAGCTTATTCCCATGGGACGGGTAGGCATGCCCGAGGAAGTGGCAAAGGTTGTGCGTTTCCTTTGCTCGGATGACGCTTCATACATAACGGGACAGGTAATCTCGGTAAACGGGGGCATGGTATAA
- a CDS encoding outer membrane lipoprotein carrier protein LolA has product MRFSPTVKRGVLAVAVLSMIPLLAGWAENWESIRQAMAHVHTVSSDFVQKKNLKILSKPLISEGRFYYRAPGDLRWEYTYPIKNILLVHGGKVAMYVWNKGGFTKDEGPQLEATRIVMEQIASWLNGNFHDNRAFIPELKHGNPTRIVLIPAKNYLAKFIKRITLTLSGTPGVISSIRILEPHGSSTVIGFTHISLNAHISDTTFERIK; this is encoded by the coding sequence GTGCGGTTCTCTCCTACTGTAAAGCGCGGTGTTCTTGCTGTCGCTGTACTATCTATGATACCGCTTCTGGCGGGATGGGCGGAGAACTGGGAAAGTATCCGTCAGGCTATGGCACATGTCCACACTGTATCCTCCGATTTTGTACAGAAGAAAAATCTTAAGATTCTCTCTAAACCCCTCATAAGTGAAGGAAGGTTTTATTACCGTGCACCAGGGGATCTCAGGTGGGAATACACATACCCTATAAAAAATATTCTTCTTGTACACGGGGGCAAAGTGGCCATGTATGTCTGGAATAAAGGTGGTTTTACAAAGGATGAGGGACCCCAGCTTGAGGCAACGCGTATTGTGATGGAACAGATCGCTTCGTGGCTCAATGGGAATTTTCACGACAACAGGGCATTTATCCCAGAGCTGAAGCATGGAAATCCAACACGGATCGTTCTTATTCCGGCTAAGAATTATTTAGCGAAATTCATAAAACGTATAACCCTGACCTTGTCGGGTACCCCGGGTGTTATTTCTTCAATCAGGATACTCGAACCTCACGGGTCATCCACTGTAATCGGGTTCACTCACATATCTTTGAATGCGCATATATCAGACACAACGTTTGAAAGAATAAAATGA
- a CDS encoding beta-ketoacyl-ACP synthase, which translates to MSERRRVVVTGIGFRSPIGNTLKEMKESLQKGRGGIRTMPAWNNIDHLRTRVAGVCGDVDEKIIPRNYRRSMGRVSILAAVAAMEAISDSGIREEEIGSPSCGVSFGSTAGSTHAMEDFIADVFAKKSLKGMQSSTYLQFMSHTCAANLAMMFHTKGPVIASCTACVSGSQGVGFGYEAIKEGRSLIMLAGGAEEMHFMDAGVFDIMRATSTKYNDRPNSTPRPFDIDRDGLVVGEGAGCLVLEEYEHARARGARMYSEIVGYGTNCDGSHLTNPSAEGMAGAIKIALKDAGLAALDIGHINAHATATDAGDLAEATATNKVFGTSVPVSALKGFTGHTLGACGALESIETILMMNEHFIAASKNLEHPDPQLPPLNHVMGDARDLKFDTGMNNNFAFGGINTSLIFRKV; encoded by the coding sequence ATGTCTGAAAGACGAAGGGTTGTTGTTACCGGCATCGGGTTCAGATCACCTATAGGAAACACTCTGAAAGAAATGAAGGAATCGCTTCAGAAAGGGCGCGGAGGAATACGTACAATGCCTGCATGGAACAATATCGATCATCTGCGTACCAGGGTCGCCGGTGTGTGCGGCGATGTGGATGAAAAAATTATACCTCGTAACTACAGACGAAGCATGGGCAGGGTTTCCATACTGGCAGCCGTTGCAGCAATGGAGGCGATCTCCGACTCCGGTATACGTGAGGAAGAAATCGGATCCCCATCATGCGGGGTATCATTCGGGTCAACCGCGGGTAGTACCCATGCCATGGAAGACTTTATTGCCGACGTATTTGCCAAGAAAAGCCTCAAAGGGATGCAATCATCTACTTACCTTCAGTTCATGAGTCATACTTGTGCAGCCAATCTTGCCATGATGTTTCACACTAAAGGACCGGTTATTGCATCGTGCACAGCGTGCGTGTCAGGATCCCAGGGAGTTGGATTTGGATATGAGGCGATAAAGGAAGGCCGCTCTCTTATCATGCTTGCGGGTGGTGCGGAGGAGATGCATTTTATGGATGCCGGTGTATTTGACATCATGAGGGCAACGTCAACAAAGTATAACGATCGGCCAAATTCCACTCCCCGCCCTTTTGACATTGATCGTGATGGACTGGTTGTCGGAGAGGGTGCCGGATGCCTTGTGCTTGAGGAATATGAACATGCCCGTGCCAGAGGAGCACGTATGTACAGCGAGATTGTCGGTTATGGTACAAATTGCGACGGCTCTCATCTGACTAATCCCAGTGCAGAAGGTATGGCAGGTGCGATTAAGATCGCACTTAAGGATGCCGGTTTAGCTGCACTGGACATCGGTCATATCAATGCACACGCAACCGCCACTGATGCCGGTGATCTGGCTGAAGCAACCGCAACGAACAAGGTGTTTGGAACATCCGTACCTGTAAGTGCACTCAAAGGATTCACCGGACACACGCTCGGGGCATGCGGCGCTCTTGAATCCATCGAAACTATTCTTATGATGAACGAGCATTTTATAGCGGCATCGAAAAACCTCGAACATCCTGACCCGCAACTGCCGCCCCTGAACCATGTGATGGGCGATGCCAGAGATCTTAAATTTGACACAGGCATGAACAATAATTTTGCATTCGGAGGGATCAATACCTCCCTCATTTTCCGTAAGGTGTAA
- a CDS encoding serine/threonine protein kinase, which produces MALEKISRYEIEKEIGRGAMGVVYLAYDPVIKRKIALKTIDLPNSLNEEKKRAITKSMLTEVRSAGRLNHPNIVTIYDYGEDVIPFVVMEYVEGESLEIIRKKKLRFNINEIHPIIDGVARAIDYAHSKDIIHRDIKPDNIILTKDMCPKVTDFGIAMMLDTSPTDDSAIIGSPSYMSPEQILGGTVDGTTDVFALGIVIYYLITGEKPFSGNTVHAVTYKILNEEPKPPSFYNPSLTMHVDGVLLKILSKNPKERYQKAQDAVDALVRAVTKKEDITSASPNEIGLHKRDFSSEISMVDAIIKDATTSMRKHLRHK; this is translated from the coding sequence ATGGCATTAGAAAAGATCTCAAGGTATGAAATAGAAAAAGAAATCGGCCGTGGGGCAATGGGTGTTGTTTATCTCGCCTATGATCCTGTCATAAAAAGGAAAATAGCATTAAAAACGATCGATCTTCCTAATTCACTTAATGAAGAAAAAAAAAGGGCAATAACGAAAAGTATGCTTACAGAGGTGCGGTCAGCGGGTAGGCTAAATCACCCGAACATTGTAACCATATACGACTATGGTGAGGATGTTATACCTTTTGTTGTAATGGAGTACGTGGAAGGTGAATCTCTTGAAATTATAAGAAAAAAGAAATTGCGGTTTAATATTAACGAAATCCATCCAATAATAGACGGGGTAGCCAGAGCCATTGATTATGCGCATTCAAAAGATATTATTCACAGGGACATAAAACCCGATAATATTATTCTTACAAAGGATATGTGTCCAAAGGTTACCGATTTTGGTATAGCGATGATGCTTGATACATCACCAACGGATGATTCAGCTATAATAGGTTCACCCTCGTATATGTCGCCGGAACAGATCCTCGGCGGAACTGTTGATGGGACGACAGATGTTTTTGCACTCGGAATTGTAATATACTATCTCATCACCGGGGAAAAGCCTTTTTCAGGGAATACCGTACATGCTGTTACCTATAAGATTTTGAATGAAGAGCCAAAACCTCCGAGCTTTTATAATCCATCTTTAACAATGCACGTGGATGGGGTTTTATTAAAAATACTTTCCAAAAACCCAAAAGAACGTTATCAGAAAGCACAGGATGCAGTAGATGCATTGGTTAGAGCTGTAACAAAAAAAGAGGATATCACATCGGCATCGCCAAACGAGATCGGCTTACATAAAAGAGACTTCTCATCAGAGATTTCCATGGTTGATGCGATTATTAAAGATGCAACAACAAGCATGCGAAAACACCTGAGACATAAATAA
- a CDS encoding FHA domain-containing protein, with product MEINCPYCGNTFTINNMAEKDITCPSCNKTIYADSLSSNTMVGINTGGEEMPEGIRVSITILEGNDTGKTIQIDKPLFTIGRENADLVLNDSMVSRRHAFIQFYKRRIVIKDAGSTNGIFVGSERVTETEIKHLDEITIGNNRLLITIFQDNEAKQADSAGSTILLKEEVSTESTTRIEKPDDMEFKLPYKQKIFLDFIEGFNKDASYEFFQGKVVIGRTDGDLTIDDPNVSKKHAVIETWSRDTYFIRDLASTNGTFVNGQRITSTKLRNNDVITVGNTKMRLRVINL from the coding sequence ATGGAAATAAACTGTCCTTATTGCGGTAATACTTTTACTATTAATAACATGGCAGAGAAAGACATAACATGTCCTTCATGCAATAAAACCATTTATGCCGACTCTTTGTCTTCAAACACAATGGTTGGAATAAATACAGGTGGTGAGGAAATGCCGGAAGGCATAAGAGTATCTATAACGATCCTCGAAGGAAATGATACAGGTAAAACGATTCAAATCGATAAGCCGCTATTTACAATCGGCAGAGAAAATGCGGATCTCGTCCTTAATGATTCAATGGTTTCAAGAAGGCATGCATTTATACAGTTTTACAAAAGAAGGATCGTTATAAAAGATGCAGGCAGTACAAACGGTATATTCGTCGGTTCTGAAAGGGTAACAGAAACAGAGATAAAGCACCTTGATGAGATCACGATAGGGAACAATAGGCTGCTTATTACAATCTTTCAGGATAATGAAGCAAAACAGGCAGATTCGGCAGGCAGTACGATCTTATTAAAAGAGGAGGTTTCTACAGAAAGCACAACCAGGATTGAAAAACCGGATGATATGGAATTTAAGCTCCCTTATAAGCAAAAGATTTTTCTTGATTTCATTGAAGGCTTCAACAAGGACGCATCTTATGAATTTTTTCAGGGAAAGGTCGTTATAGGAAGGACCGATGGCGATTTAACAATAGATGATCCAAACGTATCAAAAAAACATGCTGTTATTGAAACATGGTCAAGAGATACGTACTTTATAAGGGATCTCGCAAGTACAAATGGAACATTTGTAAATGGGCAAAGGATAACAAGCACAAAGCTAAGGAATAATGATGTAATAACGGTTGGTAATACAAAGATGCGGTTAAGAGTGATCAATCTATAA
- a CDS encoding 2,3-bisphosphoglycerate-independent phosphoglycerate mutase, producing MNNQELVHSLVETNNTKLLLTVLDGLGGLPVNGSSELEMANIPNLNKLANASACGMHIPVTYGITPGSGPGHLGIFGYDPLQWEIGRGVLEALGLGIHLTENDIAIRCNYAHVEYAGQKIIIKDRRAGRIPTDESKKLTALLQDKIHEIDDVKIILLPGMEHRFALLLRFPHAIEHDADLIEDTDPQKEGLEPIRPVPSNPHAKRVAEIALKFVNASASILKSQQRANYVLLRGFSAVPKIPKFNDVYGIKSVSIATYPMYLGITKLLGMDTIKVDGGIEDEIKVLKDKFDKYDFFYLHIKKTDSYGEDGNFEGKKKVLEEFDKNLPAILSLKPDVIVITGDHSTPSLVKGHSWHPVPLLLNSRFVFGKTSSAFTERECIKGELGIFNSIHIMSLLLANGMRLKKFGA from the coding sequence ATGAATAATCAAGAATTGGTTCATTCACTTGTCGAGACAAACAATACAAAACTGCTTTTAACAGTCCTTGATGGACTCGGAGGCCTGCCTGTTAATGGGTCAAGTGAGCTTGAAATGGCAAATATTCCAAATCTTAATAAGCTGGCTAACGCATCTGCATGCGGTATGCATATACCGGTTACTTATGGCATCACACCCGGCAGCGGGCCAGGGCATCTCGGCATTTTTGGTTATGATCCGTTGCAATGGGAGATAGGAAGAGGTGTACTAGAGGCGCTCGGGCTTGGCATACATCTTACAGAAAATGACATTGCTATAAGGTGTAATTACGCTCATGTAGAGTATGCCGGACAGAAGATTATTATAAAAGATCGAAGGGCGGGCAGAATACCGACGGATGAGAGTAAAAAACTTACAGCACTGCTTCAGGATAAGATACATGAGATTGATGATGTTAAGATAATATTGCTTCCGGGTATGGAGCACAGATTTGCCCTATTATTAAGATTTCCTCATGCGATTGAGCATGACGCAGATCTTATAGAAGATACCGATCCTCAAAAAGAAGGACTCGAGCCTATAAGGCCTGTGCCGTCAAACCCTCATGCCAAACGCGTTGCAGAGATTGCATTAAAGTTTGTCAATGCGAGTGCATCAATCTTAAAATCGCAGCAAAGAGCAAATTATGTTCTCCTAAGAGGTTTTTCAGCAGTACCAAAGATACCAAAATTTAATGATGTATACGGCATTAAGTCTGTTTCAATTGCTACATATCCTATGTATCTTGGCATTACAAAACTCCTTGGTATGGATACAATAAAAGTAGATGGAGGTATAGAAGACGAGATAAAGGTATTAAAAGATAAGTTTGACAAATATGACTTCTTTTATCTCCATATCAAGAAGACGGATTCTTATGGCGAGGACGGCAATTTTGAAGGTAAGAAAAAAGTACTTGAGGAGTTTGATAAAAATCTGCCTGCCATCCTATCTCTTAAACCCGATGTTATTGTTATAACCGGGGATCACTCTACCCCTTCTTTGGTAAAAGGGCATAGCTGGCATCCTGTCCCTTTACTTTTGAACAGCAGATTTGTTTTTGGTAAAACATCGTCTGCATTCACAGAAAGAGAATGCATCAAAGGAGAGCTTGGGATTTTTAATTCGATACATATAATGTCACTTTTACTTGCTAACGGCATGAGGCTTAAAAAGTTCGGGGCTTGA